DNA from Pontibacter deserti:
GATAAGCTGGCAAAGGTGCTGGCACTGTTCAGTAAAACGGCTTCTGAAGTATGCGAAGGCCAGCAACTGGACATGAACTTTGAGCAGCGCACACAGGTAAGTATTCAGGAGTATATCCAGATGATCACGCTGAAAACGGCGGTGTTGCTTGGCTTTAGTTTGGAGCTTGGAGCTATACTGCAGGGCGCACCTGATGCAGACGCTGAGCACTTAAAAGCTTTTGGCGATAACATTGGCATTGCTTTTCAGCTACGCGACGACCTGTTGGATGTGTATGGCGATAAAGATAAGTTCGGGAAACAAGTTGGTGGGGATATCCTGTCCGATAAAAAGACCTTCCTGATGCTGACGGCGCTGGAGCAGGCTAATAAAACCCAACTGGAAACTATAAAAAGCTGGCGCAACATTACGCAGGACCATACCGCCGAAGCCAAAGTACAGGCCATTACCAGAGTATACGATGAGCTCAATATCCGTCAACAGACGGAGCAGCAGATAGATCTATACTTTAAAGAAGCCCTGCGCCACTTGGATGCCATTGCCTTACCTGATGAGCGAAAAGCTACCATTCGCGGATTGGCTCTGCAGCTAATGGAGCGGGATAGCTAAGATTTATACTTTAAAAAGCCCTCTGCTTAACCCAAAGCAGAGGGCTTTTGCTTTATCAGGACGTAAAAGATCCGTTGCGGTGAATCTTCTCGAAATCTTCAATACCCAATGTATGGAAGCTCTCTGTTATAAGATCTGCTAGTGTCAGGTCCTGGTTACCCGAATGCTCTGATTTGTAGCCAATGCATTTCATGCCGGCAGCTTTGGCACCTCTCACACCGTTGTGGCTGTCTTCTACAACTATAAACTGTTCGGCTGGCACACCATAACGTTGTGCTACTTCCAGAAAAATATCCGGAGCAGGCTTCCCGTCTGTCACGTCCTCGCTACTCACAATGTGGTCAAAATAATGCCGGAAGTTAAGCTTCTCCAGTACTAAGCAAATGATGTTACGGGGAGAGGAAGAAGCTACCGACAATTTATATCCATCAGACTTCAGAGCAGCCAATAAGGCATCGACAGCTGGAATACAATGGATCTGGCGGGTCTGCAGTTCACTGAACTTTACGTCCTTTTCTATCTTCAGAAGTTCTTCTATAGTATGTGGCAGATTGTATTCCTGCTTCAGGGTTTCCCATACTTTGCGGGGAGCCATGCCCACAAAAGTTTCGTGTAGGGTAACAGGAACAACAATGTTAAGCTGCTTGAAAAGAGTCCTCTCCAGTTCCATATGAATCGGCTCGCTGTCTACCAGCACGCCATCCATATCAAAGATCACATATTTATGCATAAGGTTAGTTAACAGTACAAGTGCCAACTCAGAACGGCACATCTTTAAAAATGATATAAAACAAGATTGTACCTGACGCGTTTCAATTTACTCTTTTATCTTTGTTACAATTCCTAAAACAGAACATCGTAATTACCTCATATGAGCGTTACCCTTATATTAATCATCATCACTGTCGGGATTTCATGGTATGCGTTCAGCAAACACGACCTGATGGAAAAGTGGATATTTTACCCGTACACTGTAAACCGGGATAATTCATGGTATCGCTTTCTTACGTCAGGATTTCTTCACGCTGATTTTTCGCACCTGTTCTTTAACATGTTTACGCTATACTTCTTCGGGAGCAATGTAGAATATACTTTTAAATCAGGTTTTGGCGAGGTTCCGGGCATCCTGATCTTTCTGCTGATCTATATTGGTGGTATTATAGTTTCTGATATTCCTACTTACATTAAGCACCGCCACGACCCGGGTTACAGAGCTTTAGGAGCATCGGGTGGGGTAGCTGCGGTAGTTTTCTCAAGCATCTTGTTCTATCCTACACAGGACATCTGCTTATATGCTATACTTTGTATTCCTGGCTTTATACTTGGTATCCTATACCTCATGTATTCTTACTTTTCAGGCAAACGCATGGGTGATAACATTAATCACGATGCACACTTTTATGGTGCCTTGTATGGCTTCATCATAAGTTTAGCTATCGTGCCACAGGCTGGCCCCCTGTTTATTGAACAGATTGCCACCTGGAAGTTATTCGGGTAGGTATGTAGTAGATCGGTTTGCTTAACCCAATCTTACTTTAATCCGGAATGCACGTATAAGTGTTTGAAAACAAACGCTTATACATATGCGCCCCTCTAACTTTTCATTCTTATTCACCCTGTTTGCCTTTCTGTTTACAAATATAAACTTACAGGCTCAGGACCTGGCCTCCGCCGAAACAGCCCGCACTACCATGATCGAACACATCATGAAAGGCAGGCCTGTATTAGTAAACCTGTTGACTACGGCTGGCCTGGTACCGGCACTTTCCGGCGATTCGCCTTACACTTTGTTTGCTCCCCCTGAGTCAGAACTGAAAGCTTTACAAAACGAACCTGCCGATAGAATACGAATGGTAATGGCCGGCCATATTGTAAAAGGAAAGTATAATGAAAAAGACCTGAAAGACGGCGCCAAACTGGAAGCTCTGAACGGTGAAACCATAACCATTTGCCACAAGAAAAGCACTTTGGTAAACGGAGTAAGCATTGCAAAACCCGACACTGAACTTAAGAACGGGGTTATTCACGGGATAAGCAGCACATTAGCGTATTAACCTTTGGCTACAGAACCGAAGTACATTCAGGTGCATGGGCATAGGGGGTGCCGTGGCTTATTACCAGAGAATACCATACCTGCCTTTTTAAGAGCAGCAGCGCTAGGTGTAGACGCGCTTGAACTGGATGTAGTAATAACCGGAGATGCGCAGGTGCTGGTGTCGCATGAGCCTTGGTTTGCCTCAGAATACTGCCTGAAACCTGATGGCTCAGGTATAACGCCAGCTGAAGAGACCGAACTTAATATTTTCAGACTTCCTTACTCAGCTATAAAACAATACGACTGCGGGTCAAAACCACATCCACGCTTTCCAGATCAGCAAAATAAGCCTGCTTATAAACCGTTGTTAACCGATGTAATAGATTCTGTAACTACTTTCTGCCAGGAGCGAAGCATAAAGTGTCCTTACTTTAACATCGAGATCAAATCAACTGTACCAAGTGATAACCTGTTTCACCCGGAGCCGGAAGTGTTTACAGAGTTGCTACTTGATGTGCTGGCAAAGTATAACCTTACAGATAAAGTGATGGTGCAGTCGTTTGATGTGCGCCCATTGCAGGTGCTGCACCGGCTCAAAACAAATGTAAAGCTTGGCCTGTTAACGGAAGATGATACCCCGGCAGAAAAACGTTTGGAGCAGCTTGGTTTTATACCGTATGCCTATAATCCAAACTATAGCTTAGTGTCACCTGACCTGATAAAGCTGCTGCATGCAAAAAGTATAAAATGCTTTGTCTGGACCGTAAACGGTGAAGATATAGTGCAAAAGATGCTGGCCTTCGGAGTGGATGGCATTATTACAGATTATCCTGAGATGGTGCTTAATCAAGTAAAAAGCTCCTACATCTCAACAAAAACTTCATAAAGTATAAAGCTTCAGTTTATATTTTCCGTACAACATCAAAATGTACAGCACCAACCCTCATAGCAACGCCATGGATTCTCAGGAGCATATTGCTCAAAATACTTGCTATGCCCTTGTTGTAGATAAAGCTAAAAATCGCATCTACTTTACCATACATGGCTATTGGAAAAACAAGGAAGCAGTACCTGCCTTTCTGGATGATTGGAAGAGATCTGTGGCCTTAACACAATCGGGCTTCACCATCCTGACCGATATGAGCACTATGATAACGCACCCGCAGGAACTAGCAGAACTACACCTGATAGCTCAGAAAATGGTGATTGATGCTGGTGTTAGAAATGTAGCCAATGTGCTGCCTTCCGATAAAATAGCTAACCTGCAAGCAAACTCGTTTACAACAAACTCTTCGTTGCCTTACCGTAACTTCAGCTCTATTGAAGAAGCAGAAACCTGGCTAAACCAGCTTTCAGCACCCTCTCTTAACTAGCTTTATGTTCCACGTGGAGTGGCTCAGATTGCTAATTGTTAATTAATGATTGTCTCTACCTGGACCTCCAGCAATCAACGATTAAAGATAGCCTTTCGCCTGTAGTTTAAACAACTCAGCATACTTTCCATTTTGCGCCAGTAATTCTTCATGAGAGCCTAACTCTTTTAGCTGTCCTTGCTCCAAAAATAAAATTCTGTCAGCCATACGTACCGTAGAAAAGCGGTGGGAGATAAGTACAGCCGTTTTGCCTTCTATCAGTTCCGAAAACCGTAAGAAAACTTCGTGTTCGGCACGGGCATCCAGGGCAGAGGTTGGCTCATCAAGTATAAGCAGCTGCGCATCGCGCATATAAGCACGCGCCAGCGCTACTTTCTGCCACTCGCCACCTGATAGCTCCACACCTTTGTTAAAGCGCTTACCGAGCACCTGATCGTACTTATCGGGCAGGCGCTGGATTACCGGGTCGGCCAGGCTTTTTTGTGCCGAACCTTGTATGCGTTCTTTGTCGCGGATGTTGCTGATCTGGCCAATGGCAATGTTGTCGGAAGCCGACATCTGGAAGCGCACATAATCCTGGAAAATTATACCCACCTGGTGACGCAGGTCGTTCAGGTCATACTCGCGCAAGTCTACACCATCTAAAAGTATACGGCCCTCAGTAGGCTCATACAATCTTGCCAACAGCTTTACGAGGGTAGTTTTTCCGGCACCGTTCTCACCTACCAATGCCAGTTTTTCGCCGGCCCGCAAATGGAAACTCAGGTTACGTACTGCCCAACGCTCACTGTTCTGGTACTTAAAGCCAACACCCTCAAACGTAAAGCCATGCTGTATAGGTCGCGGTACTGGCAAAGGGTTAGTGGGTGGCGTAATCTGCGGCCGCAGCTCCAGGAAATCAAACAGATCCTGTAAGTATAAGGCACTCTCGGCAATCTGGGAGAAACGCGTCATGATACCTTGTAGCAGCCCACGCATATTACTGAACGAACCCGCCAGAAAGGTAAGGCTACCTACTGTTATGGCACCTGTTACGGTTTGGGCAAGTATAAAAATGTAAGCACCATAATAAGCGAGCGTACCTAAAGCTGAAAGTATACTTCCCCACACGGCTCGTTTAATGATCAGGCTTTTGTTGAGCAGGTAATATTTGTCTGAAAGTAGTTTAAAGCGTTCGGCCAGGAAACCGGAAAGGTTAAAGGTTTTGATCTCTTTGGCTGTCTCGTCGGAAGCACCGATGTAACGGAGGTAATCCAGTTCGCGGCGTTCGGGAGTCCAGGAGCGGGATAGGGAATAAGTACGCTCATTAAAGTGCGTTTCGCCGAGAAAAGAAGGAATTACCGCAATCAGAAGTATAAGGATAAGCCATGGGTTAAATGCCACCAAACCAACTGCCAGAAAGCCAATCGTAACTATATCCTGCAACTGCGACAGCACCTGCGACATCAGTACCACACGCGTTACAGTTTGCCGGCGGGCGCGCTCCAGCTTGTCGTAAAAAGTGGCATCTTCAAATTGGGTCAGGTCCAAGGTAGCTGCGTGCTCTATAAGCGCTATCGAAGTTTTGTTGGAGAACAGGTCGCCCAGCAAACTATCCAGTAACGTAATGCCCCGGTTTATCAGGTCCGAAAGTATAGCAAGGCCCAGTTCTGCAGCTACCAACATCCATAAATAAGAAAGATCGCGGTCGCCGGTCACATCAATCAGCCGGATCACTTCATCTATGATCAGCTTACCTATGTATAGCATTGAGAGCGGCAAAGCTGATTTTATAAGGCGCAGCACCAGGTTACCAATGGTCATGGCAGGGCTGGTCTCCCAGATCAGCCTGAAAAACTTGGGCAGGTTCTTAAGCGCGCCTACCTGTTCTTTAAATGTCTTTTTATCGTCAGCCGCCTTGGGTGCAGCGGCAGGTCTGTCTCTAAATAGCTTCATTTGTACTAATTACCAACTACAGCCAATTATGTTTACACAAAAGCCTGGTAACAAGAATAAACAATAATTTTAAAGCATAGGGTTTATGCTATTTATTTCAATAGCTTCTGTATTTTTAGAGGATGAAAACAATCTATACTTTACTAACTGCCACGCTTGTACTTGTTGTGGCTCATTATGCTTCGGCTCAGACTAAAACAGTTGACTACTATAACAAGAGAGGTATTAAGCTATCATCTGCTGAGGGGGCATATTACTTTGAGCATACTGAAGCAAATAGCACTGGTGGGGGAACCCGAACACGCTTCCTGAAACAAGACAGCACAAAGGTGTCTCTTTTTACTTACAGCAGTTTTAAAGGAGACAGTACCAAAGCAATTTTAGATGGCACCTATAGCCTATGGCACAACAACGGTAAACTATCTGAAAAGGGAAACCATAAGAACAATAAATTTGATGGTAAAGTGAGTACGTGGTTTGAGAACGGGCAACTATCTTATGAGAAATTTTATGTTAACGGTAAGTTACAGGATACGCTCAAAGGCTATTATGAAGATGGCACAGTCAGGAGGGTAGAAGTATATAAGGAAGGTGAAATGGTGGAAGGCAACGTGTTCTCAAAAGAAGGAGCAGATCTGCCTTACTTTCCAGCAATGGTAATGCCTGAATTTCCCGGAGGTGAGCAGGCCATGATGGCATATATTTCTCAAAACATAAAGTATCCGAAGAAAGCAATAAGAAATGATATAAGCGGTTTAGTGGTGGTCTCTTTTATAGTTGAGAAAGATGGCTACATAAAAACACCTGAAGTTATAAGAAGTGTAAGTAATGATTTGGATGCGGAGGCGATTCGTGTTATACAAGCTATGCCTCGCTGGAAACCTGGGTTAAATGAAAATAATCCCGTTCCTGTTCGTTTTAATTTGCCTGTACGTTTTGCTTTTGGGGATGAACGATAATCAAAATAAACTATGAAAAGACTACTCCTCACCCTTATACTTGGCACTGCTGTAACTATAGTTGCACAGGCGCAGGCTAAACTTACATCCGCCGAAACTGCAACTATAGAAGCGCTGACAGAAACCGGCTTAAAGATTATTTCCGGGCCGAAAGGGCAGAAGCGGGATATGGAGAAGTTTAAAGCACTGTTTTTACCGAATGCGCAAATGGGTGGTGTGTTCTTTAAAGGCGACAGCAGCTTTGTAAGAATAACTACAGTAGAGAAATTTGCCGAACGTAACGGACCCGCTTATGAAGAACTGGGTTTTTACGAGAATGTGCTGGGCCTTCGTGTAGAGCGGTTTGGTAACCTGGCTACCGCTTTCCAGACGTATGAAACGCGCTATGGGAAAGATGGTAAAGTAGAAGCACGTGGTGTAAACACCTACCAATTGGTATATGACAAAGGCCGCTGGTGGATCGCCAGCCTGTTGTTTACCCCGGAAACCAACAAGCAGAAAATACCTGCAAAGTACCTGAAGTAAAGTATAAACCCTATAAAATGAGAAAAGCCCCGTCAAAATGACTGGGGCCTTCTCTCACCTTAAAACAAACTAAACTAATCTAACTTTAACTAACCTTATCTTTATCCCCGAAGGGCATTTTTCTAATTCTAAATAGTGGCTGCAACAAAAAATAAATTATCGCCCACGAAAAAAATCATTGAGTAATTTGGAACTCTAATTTTTTATTCCAATATTAGCTTTCCAATCAACTATCTCTCTCAATTCGGGTGCAAAATTATGTGTACTGTTTTCTAAAAGCAAGAAAACAGGTGTAATTTTTTTTGATTTTTTTAAAAAGCCCATTTCCGCTGTTTTAAGCCACTTTTTGCTCAATTATTTATCCTTCTTCAGTATCCGGATCAGAGTAATTAGTAGAAGATTCCGGTGTCCTGCTCAAACACATTGCCCTTATTTCTGATTCCAGCTGCGGGTAAAATTTTTTAAAGGCATTATAACACAACCTGTACAACTGGTTATAACAAAGTAAGGCTACGGCTTTGTGTATTTTGTGCTTGCTGTTGCCTTGCTTATCTTTAGCAGATAACAAATACCAGATGGAAAATAGGTACACTGCCGAGGTAGCTATACTTGGCACAGAAGAGCTGTTAGGCCTGCTGCAGGCCCGTGAGGAATATGAGCCGGAAATTATACTTGCTGTAATAGCGGAACTGCAAATCCGGCAAGTACAGGTACCTGATCTGGAAGAACTAAAAGAGCAAACGCAGGCAGCCTATAAAAACAGTTTGGAGCTGGAAAACCAATCACAAAGTTCTTCTGGTAAAACGAGTGATATGTTTCAGGTATTTGTGCCACAGCGCGGGTATTTTGTTACGCCTGTTCTGCTTAATCTTAACCTGCTGGTATTTGTAGTTATGTTGCTGCTGGGTTTAAACTTTATGAACCCGGAGGCAGGTCAGCTTTTTGCAATAGGTGGCAACTACGGACCTTATACTTTATCAGGGCAATGGTGGCGCTTGTTTACCAGCACTTTTCTACACGGTGGTATCATACACCTGCTTTTAAATATGATGGCACTGGTGAGTGTAGGCCGGCAGCTGGAACAAATGATTGGCCGCACTCCCTTCCTGGTATCCTACATACTTTGTGGGCTAGCCGGTAGCTTGTTAAGTGTGTGGTGGGATGGCACAAGAGTCAGTGTTGGAGCATCGGGGGCTATATTCGGTATGTTTGGTTTGCTGCTGTTGCTGATGGCGCTGGAGCGTAAACTAACCTGGAAAGAGAAGAAAGCAATGCTGGGAAACCTGGTGCTGGTAATAGGTATAAACTTAGGCTACGGCATGAAAGGCGGTATCGATAATGCAGCACACGCCGGGGGCCTGATAGCAGGAAGCATACTTGGCGCTGTTCTGATGCTTCGCTCCAATCGTGTTATCTCAGCAAATTATAGTTTAGTTGGTACCTCCGCGATGGCAGGTGCCGGGTTAGTGCTACTCTCTATACTTTATACAGTTATTCCGTTTACCGGGCAAAAGCGTTACCTGTACACCATGGATCAGGTAGCACAAAAAGAAGCCGTGGCCATGCAAACGCTTCAGAAACTTTCAGAAGCAGGAGAAGAAGCCAAAGCAGCAGTATTTGCGCCGCAACTGGAAACAGGCGTAAAACTATGGGATGAAAGCGAAACATTACTGGAAGCCATAGACGATGTGGAAGGAACTGGGAAAGACCGGGTGCTGGTAATGTTGGATTACGTGCGTCTGCGCAAAATATCGTTCCAGATGCTGCACGACGATCTGAAACAGAACCGCCCGCTGCTAAACCCGAAACAACAGCAGGTATTAGAGGCAATTAATGATTATGCAACTACTTTACAGCAAGGCAAAGAAAGCGAAGAAATAGCCAACAGAAACCAGGTTATTGATGTTGACATGCCGGAGGTAATACTGAAAGGAGACGAATCTGAAAGTCCTGAAGGCAACCTGAGTAATGATTATGGCCAAATGAAAGTACTTGTAGTGATTGATGGTATAAAAGTAGGATATAAAACGGCTGATGAAGAACCTGCGCAGTTAGCAGGTTTAGATGAAACCAAAATAGAAAACATAACAGTTTTAAAAGGAAAGCAGGCCAGAGATGCTTACGGAGAAGAAGGGGCCAATGGAGTAATTGAGATCACGACCAAGCAATAAAACCACAGCCTGCTATTAACCCAAACTATTGACAGATACAACACCAGATATTATTGCCTGCCCAAGCTGTGGCGCTAAATTACCTGCCGGAACAAAAGTATGTCCGGTATGTGGTAATGCTATATCCACCCGGAAATGGTACAGACTTAAAGGACTTAATCCTGCCGAAATTTTTCTGATGATACTGGGCGCGCTGATGCTGCTGATAGGGCTGGTGGCTGTGTAGGTAAATTATGAGAACCTTTGCTCATTCGTTGTTTATACTTTGCCTGGTGCTATTCTGCCTGAACCAGCTGCTCGAGTGGCAACACCTCTACATTACGCCCCTGTACCAATACCTGGATGATATACTGTGCATGCCACTGGTGCTGACAATAACGCTGGCAACAGAACGATTATACTTCAACAACTATAGCTTTGTGCTGCCGCTAAGGTATATATTAGGTGCTGTGCTGTTATTTAGTATTTGCTTTGAAGTACTGCTGCCCCGGCTTTCCATAGTTTATACTTCTGATGTACTGGATGTACTTTCCTATACTTTAGGAGCAGTTGTATTTCATCTCGCAATTAATAAGCCGTTAGAACCTGCCGCTATTCACAGCTGAAACACTCATCCACTAAGATTTAAGAAAAGCCTGCAAATTATTTTAGGTGAAATAAGCTCCTGCTTTATACTTCATAATAACCTTGACTTCTAAAAGTAAAAGATGGTTAATTGTTGTATTTCAGTGAGTTATGGAACTGTGGATTAGTATAGGCTGCCGCTGTAGAACCTGGATTAACCGTGATATACTATAGCTGGTATATTTTATTTTTAAATTTTTTCCGCAGTAAAGCAACCTTAGCACTTTTGCTGCATCTATTAGGCATAGCAGATAAAAACCAATACTGCATTATAACCTTATCTAAAACCAACAAAATAAAACTATGAAGAACCTTACATCTTACTCGTTTACACTCGTTACGCTAATATTATCTTTCCTGCTGGTGAGTGGCACTACTTTTGCGCAACAAATTAAAGGTAACGGTAACCTGCAAACTCAATCCCGAAAAGTAGCTGATTTCAGCGGTATAAAAGTAAGCGGCGGATTTTATGTAGAAGTACAGCAGGGAAGCAAAGAGGAGCTGCGCATAGAAGCAGAAGAAAACCTGATGGACAACATCAAATCTGAAGTGAAGGATGGTGTGCTGCATATTTACAGCGAAGGAAATATAAATTCCAAGAAGGGAATGAAAGCTTATGTTACTGTAAACGAACTGAATAAAATAAACATAAGCGGTGGCGTGAAAGTGGTAGGCAAATCTACTTTTAAGGCCAGCACTTTTGACCTGGATATGAGCGGCGGCTCTAATGTAACATTGGCTATAGATGCTAAAAAACTGGATGCCGATATGAGTGGCGCCAGCAAAGTAGACCTTACAGGCCGTGCCGATGATGTAGCTTTTGATATGTCTGGAGCATCGGATGTTGATGCACGTGAGCTAAAAGCCAAGCGTGTAAAAGTGGGTGCCAGCGGTGCCAGCAATGTAAAAGTTAATGCTTCTGAAACTTTAAGTATAAATGCATCTGGTGCGTCGCATGTATCTTATGCAGGATCGCCTAAAATTGAGGCTGAAAGTACAGCAGCAAGCAAAATTTCTAAACTGTAAGAGAATACAATTTATATACCCTGAAAAGAGCAGCCTGCTATGGCTGCTTTTTTTATGGGCAGTAAACAAAAAAGCCCTGCACTACTATAGCGCAGGACTTTTGTAAAGTTATACTTTAAAAGTTTAACGGGCTGGCACAGGTATAACCGGTAAGCTGGTGTGGCCTTCTGCATCTGTAGCCTGTACCGAGAAAAAGTAATTGTCTTTAGAGTAAGGCAGCGTAACGCTGGTTTCCTTTACAAAGAATTTCTTTTCCCAAGTAGGGCTGCTGGTTTCGCGCATCAGTACATAGTAACCGGCTGGCTTTTTACCTGCTTTAGGCGCTTCCCATTTCAGGTCGGTTTTGTTGGTGAGGTTTGAGGTAAGCACATTCACTTTTTCGGGTGCGGCCGGTGCCCAGCCTAGGTTAGCCATCGTTGCCAGATTTACAGCCGTGTTCTTGCGCAGGTATTCAAAATCCATGTACTCCACTAAGTCGCCGTACTGCTTGCCATTCTCTTTGCGGAGATCCTGGTGCTGGTGGTCAAAGTCTTCGTTCATTTCGCTCATACGCACCGCTGCATAACCCTGCTGGTTAAATGGCGTGTGGTCGCCGCCACGCAGAAAGCGGTCCGGGCGGTATTCCAGTATAACCTGCAGCTGATCTACATAATTCTCGCCGGTGGTTTTCATGTAGCGGGCCAGGTTGCGGCTTGGGCCATCATTCTCAGAACCCAACGTGCGGCGCAGGCGGGCCTGTTCTTCGGTTTCGTTAGCCGGAGTAGCTTCGCTAAAAACACGTACGCGG
Protein-coding regions in this window:
- a CDS encoding polyprenyl synthetase family protein; translation: MDINILSEKINHTLSTIRYGEQPAELYEPIRYIMALGGKRIRPMLVLLSAKMFADDIEKALLPAAGVEVFHNFTLMHDDIMDKAPLRRGQQTVHEKWNANIAILSGDVMLVRAYELMMQVEPDKLAKVLALFSKTASEVCEGQQLDMNFEQRTQVSIQEYIQMITLKTAVLLGFSLELGAILQGAPDADAEHLKAFGDNIGIAFQLRDDLLDVYGDKDKFGKQVGGDILSDKKTFLMLTALEQANKTQLETIKSWRNITQDHTAEAKVQAITRVYDELNIRQQTEQQIDLYFKEALRHLDAIALPDERKATIRGLALQLMERDS
- a CDS encoding HAD family hydrolase, with protein sequence MHKYVIFDMDGVLVDSEPIHMELERTLFKQLNIVVPVTLHETFVGMAPRKVWETLKQEYNLPHTIEELLKIEKDVKFSELQTRQIHCIPAVDALLAALKSDGYKLSVASSSPRNIICLVLEKLNFRHYFDHIVSSEDVTDGKPAPDIFLEVAQRYGVPAEQFIVVEDSHNGVRGAKAAGMKCIGYKSEHSGNQDLTLADLITESFHTLGIEDFEKIHRNGSFTS
- a CDS encoding rhomboid family intramembrane serine protease; this encodes MSVTLILIIITVGISWYAFSKHDLMEKWIFYPYTVNRDNSWYRFLTSGFLHADFSHLFFNMFTLYFFGSNVEYTFKSGFGEVPGILIFLLIYIGGIIVSDIPTYIKHRHDPGYRALGASGGVAAVVFSSILFYPTQDICLYAILCIPGFILGILYLMYSYFSGKRMGDNINHDAHFYGALYGFIISLAIVPQAGPLFIEQIATWKLFG
- a CDS encoding fasciclin domain-containing protein, with the translated sequence MRPSNFSFLFTLFAFLFTNINLQAQDLASAETARTTMIEHIMKGRPVLVNLLTTAGLVPALSGDSPYTLFAPPESELKALQNEPADRIRMVMAGHIVKGKYNEKDLKDGAKLEALNGETITICHKKSTLVNGVSIAKPDTELKNGVIHGISSTLAY
- a CDS encoding glycerophosphodiester phosphodiesterase family protein, which codes for MATEPKYIQVHGHRGCRGLLPENTIPAFLRAAALGVDALELDVVITGDAQVLVSHEPWFASEYCLKPDGSGITPAEETELNIFRLPYSAIKQYDCGSKPHPRFPDQQNKPAYKPLLTDVIDSVTTFCQERSIKCPYFNIEIKSTVPSDNLFHPEPEVFTELLLDVLAKYNLTDKVMVQSFDVRPLQVLHRLKTNVKLGLLTEDDTPAEKRLEQLGFIPYAYNPNYSLVSPDLIKLLHAKSIKCFVWTVNGEDIVQKMLAFGVDGIITDYPEMVLNQVKSSYISTKTS
- a CDS encoding ABC transporter ATP-binding protein, with protein sequence MKLFRDRPAAAPKAADDKKTFKEQVGALKNLPKFFRLIWETSPAMTIGNLVLRLIKSALPLSMLYIGKLIIDEVIRLIDVTGDRDLSYLWMLVAAELGLAILSDLINRGITLLDSLLGDLFSNKTSIALIEHAATLDLTQFEDATFYDKLERARRQTVTRVVLMSQVLSQLQDIVTIGFLAVGLVAFNPWLILILLIAVIPSFLGETHFNERTYSLSRSWTPERRELDYLRYIGASDETAKEIKTFNLSGFLAERFKLLSDKYYLLNKSLIIKRAVWGSILSALGTLAYYGAYIFILAQTVTGAITVGSLTFLAGSFSNMRGLLQGIMTRFSQIAESALYLQDLFDFLELRPQITPPTNPLPVPRPIQHGFTFEGVGFKYQNSERWAVRNLSFHLRAGEKLALVGENGAGKTTLVKLLARLYEPTEGRILLDGVDLREYDLNDLRHQVGIIFQDYVRFQMSASDNIAIGQISNIRDKERIQGSAQKSLADPVIQRLPDKYDQVLGKRFNKGVELSGGEWQKVALARAYMRDAQLLILDEPTSALDARAEHEVFLRFSELIEGKTAVLISHRFSTVRMADRILFLEQGQLKELGSHEELLAQNGKYAELFKLQAKGYL
- a CDS encoding energy transducer TonB, producing MKTIYTLLTATLVLVVAHYASAQTKTVDYYNKRGIKLSSAEGAYYFEHTEANSTGGGTRTRFLKQDSTKVSLFTYSSFKGDSTKAILDGTYSLWHNNGKLSEKGNHKNNKFDGKVSTWFENGQLSYEKFYVNGKLQDTLKGYYEDGTVRRVEVYKEGEMVEGNVFSKEGADLPYFPAMVMPEFPGGEQAMMAYISQNIKYPKKAIRNDISGLVVVSFIVEKDGYIKTPEVIRSVSNDLDAEAIRVIQAMPRWKPGLNENNPVPVRFNLPVRFAFGDER
- a CDS encoding rhomboid family intramembrane serine protease, producing the protein MENRYTAEVAILGTEELLGLLQAREEYEPEIILAVIAELQIRQVQVPDLEELKEQTQAAYKNSLELENQSQSSSGKTSDMFQVFVPQRGYFVTPVLLNLNLLVFVVMLLLGLNFMNPEAGQLFAIGGNYGPYTLSGQWWRLFTSTFLHGGIIHLLLNMMALVSVGRQLEQMIGRTPFLVSYILCGLAGSLLSVWWDGTRVSVGASGAIFGMFGLLLLLMALERKLTWKEKKAMLGNLVLVIGINLGYGMKGGIDNAAHAGGLIAGSILGAVLMLRSNRVISANYSLVGTSAMAGAGLVLLSILYTVIPFTGQKRYLYTMDQVAQKEAVAMQTLQKLSEAGEEAKAAVFAPQLETGVKLWDESETLLEAIDDVEGTGKDRVLVMLDYVRLRKISFQMLHDDLKQNRPLLNPKQQQVLEAINDYATTLQQGKESEEIANRNQVIDVDMPEVILKGDESESPEGNLSNDYGQMKVLVVIDGIKVGYKTADEEPAQLAGLDETKIENITVLKGKQARDAYGEEGANGVIEITTKQ
- a CDS encoding zinc ribbon domain-containing protein, producing the protein MTDTTPDIIACPSCGAKLPAGTKVCPVCGNAISTRKWYRLKGLNPAEIFLMILGALMLLIGLVAV
- a CDS encoding magnesium citrate secondary transporter — protein: MRTFAHSLFILCLVLFCLNQLLEWQHLYITPLYQYLDDILCMPLVLTITLATERLYFNNYSFVLPLRYILGAVLLFSICFEVLLPRLSIVYTSDVLDVLSYTLGAVVFHLAINKPLEPAAIHS
- a CDS encoding head GIN domain-containing protein translates to MKNLTSYSFTLVTLILSFLLVSGTTFAQQIKGNGNLQTQSRKVADFSGIKVSGGFYVEVQQGSKEELRIEAEENLMDNIKSEVKDGVLHIYSEGNINSKKGMKAYVTVNELNKINISGGVKVVGKSTFKASTFDLDMSGGSNVTLAIDAKKLDADMSGASKVDLTGRADDVAFDMSGASDVDARELKAKRVKVGASGASNVKVNASETLSINASGASHVSYAGSPKIEAESTAASKISKL